CTGCATTTCCTCATCCTGCGAGACGGTACGGGCGATTTGCAGGCGGTGGTCAGCAAGGCTGCCGTCGGTGACGAGCAATTCGCTCGGTCTGCAGAATTGACGCAGGAGTCGAGCGTCGTCCTCACCGGTACGTTGCGTCAGGATGTCCGTGCGCCAGGCGGCTTCGAACTGGATGTGCGGCGTCTCGACGTGCTGCAGGTGGCCCAGCCATTCCCGATACAGCCGAAGGAACACGGGACCGGCTTTCTGATGGAGCATCGACATCTTTGGTTACGGTCCAGCCGCCAGCACGCTGTGCTGCGGGTGCGTCACGAAATCATTCGCGCCTGCCGGAATTTTTTCGATGATCGGGGATTCACGCTCGTGGATGCGCCGATTTTCACGCCGAATGCCTGCGAAGGCACGACGACGCTGTTCCAAACTCAGTACTTCGATGAGACGGCATACTTAACCCAAAGCGGGCAACTATACAGCGAGGCCACGGCTGCGGCGTTTGGGAAAGTGTACTGCTTCGGTCCGACCTTTCGTGCGGAGAAATCCAAAACACGCCGGCATCTGATGGAGTTTTGGATGGTGGAACCGGAGGTTGCATTTGCCGAACTGAGCGACATGATGGAGTTGGCAGAGCAATTCCTATCGCATATCGTGGCGGCCGTGCTCCGTCATCGTCGCGGCGAGTTGCAAATTCTTGAGCGCGATATTGCCAAACTGGAACGGGTGGTGGCGCCATTCCCGCGCATAACCTATGAAGACGCAATCGCGCTGCTGCAGCGCCGAGGTAATCCTGCGAAGTTGGGTGACGATTTCGGCGGCGATGAGGAGACGATTCTCTCGAATGAATTCGATCGGCCCGTAATCGTGCATCGATATCCGGCGGCGTTGAAAGCCTTTTATATGCAAACGGATCCTGCTCGGACAGATCTCGCGCTCTGCATGGATGTGCTCGCGCCAGAGGGCTACGGTGAAATTATCGGCGGTGGGCAGCGCATTCACGAATACGACAAGCTGTTGGCGAGACTTCACGAACATCATCTGCCGCTCGAGGCTTTCCAGTGGTATCTCGATTTGCGCCGGTACGGTTCCGTTCCTCATGCGGGATTCGGCATGGGAATCGAACGGGCGGTGGCGTGGATCTGCGGCCTTGAGCACGTCCGAGAAACCATCCCTTTCCCCCGCATGCTCTATCGGCTCTACCCGTAATCGCTCTCCACGGTCCCCGGCGAATGGCCGCCGGGGACATTCCCCAGATTTCAAAGTTTCCGACGCCTGACTGTCCATTTCTCAGGACTGTGCAGCCCTCTTCCATCAGATTTGTTGCTAGGTGGGATAGTTTCCCACAGACTTCTCCACAGTTGTGGATAGTGATGAATTTGCGTCTCCATTTTACTCGGCAGAATAACAAATAATAATGCTGATATTTCAAGGTAAATTCTGTTGACAAGGGTTTGGTTGGGTGTATACTCCGACCATCGAGTGGGTAAAAGTGGGTGAAAATGGAAAAACAGATGTCGCCCGCGTTGCCCATGAGCCAGTTCTCATTGAAGAAATACTTTTTTGGCTGCGGTGCAAACCCGGTGGAGTCTACGTGGACTGCACGATCGGCTATGCAGGGCTAGCCATTCGAATACTCGATCAGAGCGCCCCGTCCGGAGTGCTGGTCGGGATCGATCGCGATCGTGATGCCCTGGATGCGGCGCGTCACCGATTGGCGACGGCTGAGTCTCGTGCGCGGTTGCACCACGGAAACTTTAGTGACCTGAAATCGGTCGTGTCGCAGTTCGGATTCTCGCGTGTGGATGGTGTCGTGTTCGATTTGGGCGTGTCCTCTCCCCAGCTCGATCGTGCCGACCGCGGTTTCAGCTTTCGTGAAGATGGTCCGCTCGACATGCGGATGGATCGAGCGGAGGGCCGCACCGCAGCCGATCTGGTTCGCGAGTTGCCCGAAAGCGAGTTGGCGGACGTGTTGTACCACCTCGGCGAAGAGCGATACTCGCGGCGAATCGCCCGCGCCATTGTGCAGGCTCGCCGGGAGGCGTCGATTGAGACGACGGGGCGTCTGGCCGCAATTGTGGAGCGCGCCGTTCCCGGATTTTACCGTCACGGACGGATTCACTGCGCGACGCGGACCTTTCAGGCGCTGCGCATTGCGGTGAATCGGGAGCTGGAAGTGCTTGAGCCGGCGCTCCGCGATGCCGTCGATATTTTGGCGCCGGGCGGACGCGTGTGCGCCGTCTCGTTTCATTCGCTCGAAGACCGTATCGTTAAGACGACCTTCCGTGCTCTGGCCTCTGGTCCCGACGCATCGTTGCAGATCCTCACGAAGAAGCCGGTTATGGCCTCTGAGGTTGAATGTTGCCGAAATCCCCGATCGCGCAGCGCGAAGTTGCGGGTCGGAGAGCGGCTTTCCTAAGGAGCGTACGCAATGAAAGCCATCGCATTCGCCGCCATCACGTCCTTGGTCCTGCTCTTCGTGTGGGAGCGTGTGGACATTGTTCGGATCGGATACCAGATCGAACGATTGAAAGGGCAGAAAGTGGTGCTCGAGCGAGAACGTGACGAACTGCGCGTCAAGCTGTCGACCCTCACTGCACCGGAACGGATCGCCAGGATGGCTACGGACAAGTTGGGCATGATTCAGCCGGACAAGGGGCAGGTGGTGGTCGTACATCTGGAGCCGGAAGTCCCTACGGTTCCGGTGCTGGCCGAGCGGCAGGGTGAGATGACTCTCGCGAAGAACGTCGTATTCCGGAGAAACCGGTAGTGGCAACCGTCCCCTTCCGAGGTCGCCGATTCGTGGTGGCCGGCCTGTTGGCCGCCGGGTTCTGTGTCGTGCTCGTGCGCCTGGTCAACCTCCAGGTGCAGCAGTCGGCGGAGCTGACCCAGCGAGCCGATCGCCAACATCAAAAGAACGTGACGCTTGAGGGGGCTCGCGGTACCATTTACGACCGGAACAGCAAAGTGTTGGCGATGAACGTGGAAGTGCCGTCCGTGTTCGGTGTGCCGACGAGTCTGGAGGATCCTCGCCGCACCGCCCGGAATTTGTCGTCGATTCTCCACGTCAAAGCGACAGAGTTGGAAAAGAAACTGAAGCAGGAAAAGCATTTCGTATGGCTCGCGCGCAAACTGGAGCCCGAGCAGGGTCGTCGCCTCGAGCAACTTTCGCTGGACGGGGTCGGGGTCGTGATGGAAGGACGACGCTTCTATCCTAAGGGGCCGCTGTTGTCCCACGTGCTGGGTTTCGCCGGCATGGATGACCGTGGCTTGGAGGGGATCGAGCTGAGGTATGAGCAATATCTGCGCGGCGAGAAGCGCAACGTGGTGCTGCAACGCGATGCCTTGGGCCGGGCGGTTTTCCCGAAGGGGCTCAACGAGGAGGGCGCTGCGGGCGGCCACAGCCTGACGTTGACCGTCGACGAAGTGATTCAGTACATCGCTGAAAAGGAACTCGACGAAGCGGTGAGCCGCTCCAGCGCGAAGTCGGGCACGATCGTCGTGATGGATCCCAAAACGGGCGGCATCTTGGCCATGGCCGTGAGTCCAAGATTTGATCCGAATACCGTGGGTGCATTGGTTCCGGACCGATGGCGGAACCGGGCGCTGACGGACACGTACGAACCCGGCTCGACGATGAAGACCGTAATTGCGGCGGCGGCGCTCGAAGAAAAGGTGATGCGGCCCGACTCCATGCTCTATGGTGAAAACGGGCAATTTCAGATCGCCAAGACCGTCATTCACGACCATGAAAAAATGGGATGGATGACCTTCGCTCAGATGATTCAAAAGTCGAGCAATATCGGCGCGGCGAAAGTGGGCATGGCGCTCGGTGAATGGCGTGTGTTTGATTATTTAAAGGAGTTCGGTTTCGGGGATAAGACCGGCATCGATCTGCCGGGGGAAACCGGCGGTCTCCTCAAGAGCCCTCGGGAGTGGGGCAAGCGTTCGCTCGCCTCGATTTCAATGGGCCAAGAGGTCGGGGTGACACCGCTACAGATGGTCACGGCCATTTCGGCGATTGCGAACGGCGGCGTCTTGATGAAGCCTCACCTGGTTTCTGAAATTCGCAACGCCAAAGGGCAATTGATCGCGCAGACCATGCCGCAGGCTCGACGCCGCGTGATCTCCGAGGACACCGCCCGCACCCTGACACACCTTCTTGAAGGGGTCGTGACGAATGGAACCGGCGGCAAAGCGGCCATTCCCGGGTATCGCGTCGCAGGCAAGACGGGAACGGCCCAGAAAGTGGATCCACGGACCGGAGCCTATTCCTCAACGCTGCTGGTCGGTTCGTTCTTGGGCTACGTACCGGCGGAAGATCCGCGTTTGGCCATGATCGTGGTGATCGACGAGCCGCACGGCGAGGGGTGGGGCGGCGTGGTGGCGGCGCCGGTATTCCGGCGGGTGGGAGAGCAAGTCCTCAACTATCTCGGAGTGGCGGTGGACGAACCTGTCAAGCTCGCGATGGCGGGCTTTGAATCGTGAGACATGACCCTCGATGAATTGATCGGCCCCATCCAGGGGCTCCTTGGTGTGCAGGGACGGACCGGAGATCAGCGCGTGACGATCGCCGATGTGACGGACGATTCCCGCAAGGTGAAGCCGGGAGCACTCTTCGTTGCGGTGAAGGGGGAGCGGGTTGACGGCCACGATTTTCTGGACGCCGTTGCGAAGCAACAGCCGGCGGCGGTCGTCGCCCAACGGCCGGTGTCGCTCGGATCGATTCCCATCGTAATGGTCAAGGACTCACGCGCGGCGTTGGGCCTCCTGGGGGCCCGGTTCCACGGAAATCCTTCCGCTCGGTTGCGGCTGATCGGAGTGACCGGCACCAATGGAAAGACGACGACGACCTATGTGGTGAAGAGCATGCTGGAGGCGGTCGGCCGGCATGTGGGGCTCATCGGCACCGTCGCATATCTGGTGGGATCCGAAACCATTCCCGCTTCCCATACCACGCCCGGCGCCCTGGAATTGCAGAGTTTGTTTGCCCGTATGGTCACGGCGAAGCTCGATAGTGCGGTGATGGAGGTGTCCTCCCACGCGCTTGCGCTGGATCGGACGGCGGGCGCGGAATTCGATGTGGCGGTCTTTACCAACCTGACGCAGGACCATCTCGATTTTCATGTCGACATGGAAAGTTACTTTCAGGCGAAACGTCGACTGTTTTCCGAGCTGGGCCAAGGCGAAACCAAGCCGGGACGAAAACGAGCCGTCATCAATTTGGACGACCCGTGGGGAGGACGGATGCGGGATGCCTGCACGGCTCCGGTCTGGACCTATGGTCTTCATTCCCCTGCCGATCTGCGGGCGGAGCGGTTAACTCTGTCGCCGAAAGGCACCTCCTTCAGGCTCTGTACGCCGGTGGGCGATATCGACATCGAGAGCCGTCTGGTCGGCGAACACAACGTCTATAACCTCCTCGCTGCGATCGGCGTGGTGTTGCACGAGGGCATGACCCTTGAGCAGGTGCATTCAGCAGTTGCTCGCGTCACCAACGTGCCGGGACGGTTCGAGCGTGTCGAAGCCGGCCAAGATTTCACCGTCGTGGTGGATTATGCCCATACGGAGGATGCGCTCATTCGATTGTTGACTGCCGCACAAGCGTTGCGCACCGGACGAATCATCACGGTGTTCGGCTGCGGTGGCGACCGTGACCGGACGAAGCGTCCGAAAATGGGCCGCGCGGCGGTCCAATACAGCGATGTGGTCGTGCTGACGTCAGACAATCCACGGACCGAGGATCCAGCCGCGATCCTGCGCGAGGTGGAAGTCGGCGTGAAAGAGGCGCTGGCGGTCAGGGGCCATGTGCAGTACCGGATGATTGCGGATCGCAAGGCTGCTATCGAGACGGCCGTTGTGGAAGCCAAGTCAGGCGACATGGTGCTGATTGCGGGCAAGGGGCATGAGGATTATCAGATCGTGGGGACGACGAAACACCATTTCGACGATCGGGAAGTCGCGCGGGACGCGATTGTCCGTCGGCGAACGCCCCTGTAGCGATGAGTCGAACAAAGGACAAGTGATAGGCGCGAGATGACGTCGCTGTTTACCGTTGAAGAGGTCTTGGAGGTCCTGGGCGCCAGACTGTTGTCCGGCAGGTCGCCCGCCTGTTTGAAAAAGCGGATCAAGCGGGTGATCAGCGATTCCCGGGCCGTCGGAAAAGGCGATCTGTTCGTGGCATTCCAAGGGGATCGCTTCGACGGGCATGCCTTCGTTCCTGCCTCGTTCGGGAAGGGGGCTGTGGCTGCCATCGTGCAGGAGGACTATACGCCGCCGCCGTCCAAGCGAACCGTCGAGTCGCCTGTACTGATAGGCGTGAAGGACACGCTGGAGGCCTATCAAAAGTTGGCCACCTACCACCGGAGCCGCTTCCCGATTCCGGTCATCGCCGTGACAGGGAGCAATGGGAAGACGACGACGAAAGAAATGGTGGCGCACGTGGTGGCGCAACGTTGGCGAACCTTGAAAACCGAGGGCAATCTCAACAACCGGATCGGGGTGCCTCAGACCTTGTTTCTTCTCACGCCGCGCCACCAGGCGGCCGTGATCGAGATGGGGGTGGACCAGCAGGGGCAGACCACCAAGCTTTGCGAGATCGCCGAGCCTACGGTCGGCCTCATTACGAATATCGGGCCGGATCACCTGGAATTTTTCGGCAGCATGGAGGGATCGGCGCAGGCCAAGGCGGAGTTGCTCGAGCAGCTTCCCGAGGACGGCGCGGTGATCCTGAATGCCGACGATGAGTATTTTGATTACTTGGCCGCGCGAGCCCAGTGCCGGGTCGTCTCGTTCGGCCAGTCTCCGAAGGCGGATGTGCGCGCAGTAGGCATCGCTGCCGACGCCAAGGGCGGGACGGTGTTCGGGCTGGTGCTTCCAGGGAAAAGCCGTCAGACGCAGGTTCGCATTTGTACGCAAGGCACGCACAACGTCGGCAATGCTCTGGCGGCGGCGGCGGTCGGGCATGCCTTGGGGCTTTCGGGGAGCGCGATCGCCGAAGGGCTTGGGAAGTTTCGCCCGGCAGCCATGCGTTCGCAAATCAGCATGATGCACGGCGTCCGGGTGATCAACGACTGTTACAACGCGAACCCTGCTTCGATGAAGGCGGCCTTGCAGCTGCTGGCCGAGTTGGGGCGAGGGAAGCGGTCGATCGCCGTCGTCGGAGACATGTTGGAATTGGGGCCAGAAAGCAAGCGCATGCACCGGGAGGTCGGGGCCTTCGTGGCTGCACAGGGGATCAATCGCCTGCTGGCCTGCGGTGCGTTGGGCAAGGAGATCGCCGAAGGGGCCAGGCAGGCCGGGCTGTCGTCCGATCGGATCGTCGAGCTGCCGGATTCCGCTGCGGGCGGCGCGATGCTCAAGACGATGGTGCGACAGGGCGACGTCGTGTTGGTGAAAGCGTCCCGCGGGATGCGAATGGAACAGGTCATCGAGACGCTGGCCGGCCTGCGACGCGGCGCCAAGAAAGCCTCATGAAGGGTGGTTTGAGGTAGACCTTTTACCGCCCGTCACGGATCGACGGGCAGAGACACAGTAGGATGCTGTACAACTGGCTTTATCCCCTCCACACACAGTTTTCGTTTCTCAACGTCTTCCGGTACCAAAGCTTCCGAATCATCTATGCGGCGGTCACCGCGTTCCTCATCGCCTTTGTGATGGCACCCTGGGTCATTCGCAAGCTGCAGGAGATCAAGCTCGGGCAGCAGATTCGCGACGACGGTCCGAAACGTCACTTGACGAAGAGCGGAACCCCGACCATGGGCGGTATCCTGATCGTCTTTGCCGTGGTGTTGTCGACGGTTCTGTGGGCCGACATCACCAATCGGTACGTATGGCTGGTCGTGCTGGCGACCGTAGGTTTCGGCGCGGTCGGGTTTGCCGACGACTACTTGAAGTTCATCAAGCGGCAATCGAAGGGCCTGTCGGCCTCCCAGAAATTTGCCGGGCAGATTCTCGTCGCACTGGCCATCGGCATCTTCCTCTATACGTTGCCCAGCTACACGACCAAACTGAGCGTCCCCTTCTTCAAGTCGTTCAATCCCGACCTGGGGTGGTTCTACATCGTGTTCGTCATGTTGGTGATCGTCGGCAGTTCGAATGCCGTCAACCTGACCGACGGCCTGGATGGACTTGCGATCGGTCCGGTCATGATCGCTGCCTTGGCCTATACGATCGTCGCCTATGTGACGGGCAATCGCGTGATGGCCGAGTATTTGCTGATCCCCTATATAGAAGGAGCCGGGGAAATCGCGATCTTCACCGGCGCGATCCTGGGATCGAGCCTCGGCTTTCTCTGGTTCAATACCTATCCCGCCTCGGTGTTCATGGGCGACGTGGGGTCGTTGCCGTTGGGTGCGGCGCTTGGGACCGTGGCGGTCATCAGCAAGCATGAGCTGCTGTTGCTCTTGGTCGGCGGGGTGTTCGTCATCGAGGCACTCTCGGTGATCCTGCAGGTCGGTTCTTACAAGCTGCGCGGCAAACGCATCTTCAGCATGGCGCCGATCCATCACCATTTTGAAATGAAGGGCTGGGATGAGCCGAAAGTCGTGGTGCGGCTGTGGATCATCGCCATCCTGTTGGCCCTTTTGAGCTTGAGCACGTTGAAGCTGCGGTAAGGGAGCATCGTGAACGTCAAGGATATGCGCGTCGCAGTCGTGGGGTTGGCTCGAAGCGGCGTCGGGGCTGCCAAATTACTCGACCGCCTGGGAGCGAAGGTGACGGTAGCGGATCGAAAAGAGCCGCAAGATCTGACGGCCATGTTGGCGCAACTGGATCGCGCGAGGATCGGGGTTCAGGTCGGGGCATCGTACGAAGCGGCGATCGACAATGCTGAATTGGTCGTGATCAGTCCCGGTGTACCCACCGGCCATGAGGCCCTCAAGCGTGCCCGCGCGCGCGGCGTGCGGGTGATCGGCGAGTTGGAATTGGCCAGCCGGTACCTGACCGCTCCAATCGTGGCGGTGACGGGAACCAATGGGAAAAGCACGACCGTCACTCTGATCGGTAAGTTTCTGCAGGAAGCCGGAAAGAAGGTTTTCGTGGGAGGAAACCTCGGCACGGCCGCCAGCGAAGCGGCGTTGGCGACGCTCAACGCCAAGGAACGGGGCGGCGCGGCCTACGACTTTGCGGTGATCGAAGTCTCCAGCTTTCAGCTCGAGACCATCGAACAGTTTCATCCCTGGATTGCGGCGATCTTGAATGTCACCGTGGACCACATGGATCGCTATGACTCCGAGCGGGATTACATTGCCGCGAAGGCACGGATTTTTGAGAACCAGACGGCAGCCGACTACACCCTGTTCAATCTGGACGACGCGCCGGTGGCCGCGCTGCGGACGAAAGCCAAGAGCCGGGTGATCGGATTTCGCCGGAGCGCCGCTTCAGTGCCGGGCCTGGCGGGGGAGACGTTCCTCGACGGCGATCGGATCGTCACTACGGTACGCGGTACGCGTGAGGAAATCTGCCGCCGCAGCGAGATGCGGTTGATCGGCCTGCACAACGTCGAAAACGTAATGGCGGCCGTGACCTATGGTCTCCTCTGCGGCTGCTCCCTGGAGGCGATCCGGTCGGTGCTGAAGACTTTTCCGGGGTTGGAGCATGCGTTGGAAGTGGTGCGGGAACGGGGAGGAGTTCGCTACGTCAATGATTCCAAGGGCACGAACGTCGATGCTGTAGTGAAAGCGTTGGAAGGCATTGAACAACCGATCTGGTTGATTGCCGGCGGACGGGACAAGGGCGGAGATTTTTCCCGCCTGGTGCCGTTGATTCGGGAGAGGGTGAAGCGGCTTGTGTTGATCGGTGAGGCGGCCGGGCGCATTCAAAGCGTCATGGGTGCGTTCGATCGAATCAGTCATGCAGCGACTCTCCGCGACGCCGTGGAACTCGCTGCTCGAGGGGCGCAGCCCGGCGAGGTCGTCTTACTCTCGCCGGCCTGCGCCAGCTTCGACATGTTCGCGGACTATCAGGATCGTGGGCGTCAATTCAAGGCCCTGGTGAACGCCCTGCCGTAACCCGGGGCACTCAGCACTCATGATGAGGAATCAATGACACGGTGGTGTGTACGTCGTCCGGCATCCGGCGCCCGGCATCGCGGCCGGCTTTCGAGGGGATGATGTATGGCGCAGCGAGCTGCGGGAACCCTGTCGCTCCCCTGGCCGACGTCGGTGCAGCGGCCGTCGAAAAGTGTCGCGTTGGATCCGGTGATCCTGGCGGTCACCCTGATCTTGGCCATGGTGGGCTTGGTCATGGTGTTCAGCGCCAGCGCGGTCGTGGCGGGCAATCGCTTTCACGACCCCTGGTATTTCCTGAAGCGCCAGCTGGCTTGGTTGGCGGTCGGGCTGGTTCTGATGCACGTGGCCTCGAAGATCGACTACGCGATCTGGAAAAAGGCCGCCATCCCACTGTTGTTCGTGACGACGGTGATGCTGGTCCTCGTGCTGGTGCCGTCGTTGGGGAGTGCAGCGAAGGGCGCCCGTCGCTGGCTGCGACTCGGGCCGGTCAATCTGCAGCCGGCCGAGATGGTGAAGCTGGTGGCGGTGATCTACATCGCGTCGTTCTTGACGAACAAAGGCGACAAACTCACGCTCTTCGCGCGGGGTTTGCTGCCGCCGTTGATGGTTCTCGCCATGCTGAGCGGCCTGGTCCTGTTGGAGCCGGACTTGGGCACGGTCGTGGTCATGGGGCTTGTGGTCGTGACGCTACTGTTTCTAGGCGGCGCGCGGGTCAAGCATCTCGCCCTGTTGGCCTTGATTGCGTTGCCGGCTGTGGCCATCCTGATTTTGGGATCGCCGTACCGCCGTCAACGGATGCTGACGTTTCTTTCGCCGTGGAAGGATGCCTCGGATGCGGGCTTCCAGATCACGCAATCTTTTCTGGCCTTCGGGAGCGGCGGACTGTTCGGCGTGGGACTCGGCGAGGGGAAACAGAAGCTGTTCTTTCTGCCGGAAGCGCATACGGACTTCGTGTTGGCCCTGGTCGGCGAAGAATTGGGCCTGATGGGAAGCGCCACGATCATTCTCCTCTTCGGGCTGTTCGTCGTGAAGGGATTCCAGATCGCACGACGGGCGCGGCATCCGTTCGGCCGCCATCTCGCGACCGGGATTACGTTGCTCATCGGCATGCAGGCCTTGGTCAATGCCGCCGTTGTGACCGGGCTCTTGCCGACCAAAGGATTGACGTTGCCGTTCGTCAGTTACGGGGGATCATCCTTGGTTGCGAGTCTATTCGGGGTCGGGATTCTGCTGAACATTTCGCGCGATCGGCACGGCGGGCGCGAATCGGAACCGCAACGGAGCGGGCGTGTGAGTCGAGCGGCTCAAGGATGACGATTGTGATCGCGGCCGGCGGAACCGGCGGACATCTGTATCCGGCCGTGGCCGTGGCACGCGAGTTCTTGCGGCGGGATCCCTCGACAAAGATTCTGTTCGTCGGGACGGCCCGAGGCATCGAACGAAAAGTGTTGGCCCATGAGGGATTTGCGTTGGAACTGATCTCCGCGAAGCCTCTGATGGGGAAGAGTCCGGTGGAGATCGTCAAGGCGCTGCTCGCGGTACCTGTGAGCCTGTGGCAGTCGCTCCGAATTTTGAAAGCGAACCAGGCGGATTTGGTGTTTGGTGTCGGTGGCTATACCAGCCCCACAATGGTGCTGGCGGCGGCGATGAAGGGAATTCCGGGAGTGATCCTGGAACCCAACGCCCACCCGGGAATGGCGAACAAGGCGGTGGCCCCGTTGGCGAGTCGGATTTTCTTGGCGTTTGAGTCGACGGTGCGATTCTTCGATCGGGCCAAGACGCGGGTGGTGGGGACGCCGGTTCGGCAGGCCTTTTTGCAGGCAGCGGTGCAGTCCGCGGTGACGGAACAAAAACAAACCGCGCGCCATCTGTTGATTTTTGGGGGAAGTCAGGGGGCGAAAGCGATCAATCAA
This region of Nitrospiraceae bacterium genomic DNA includes:
- the ftsW gene encoding putative lipid II flippase FtsW, encoding MAQRAAGTLSLPWPTSVQRPSKSVALDPVILAVTLILAMVGLVMVFSASAVVAGNRFHDPWYFLKRQLAWLAVGLVLMHVASKIDYAIWKKAAIPLLFVTTVMLVLVLVPSLGSAAKGARRWLRLGPVNLQPAEMVKLVAVIYIASFLTNKGDKLTLFARGLLPPLMVLAMLSGLVLLEPDLGTVVVMGLVVVTLLFLGGARVKHLALLALIALPAVAILILGSPYRRQRMLTFLSPWKDASDAGFQITQSFLAFGSGGLFGVGLGEGKQKLFFLPEAHTDFVLALVGEELGLMGSATIILLFGLFVVKGFQIARRARHPFGRHLATGITLLIGMQALVNAAVVTGLLPTKGLTLPFVSYGGSSLVASLFGVGILLNISRDRHGGRESEPQRSGRVSRAAQG
- the murG gene encoding undecaprenyldiphospho-muramoylpentapeptide beta-N-acetylglucosaminyltransferase — translated: MTIVIAAGGTGGHLYPAVAVAREFLRRDPSTKILFVGTARGIERKVLAHEGFALELISAKPLMGKSPVEIVKALLAVPVSLWQSLRILKANQADLVFGVGGYTSPTMVLAAAMKGIPGVILEPNAHPGMANKAVAPLASRIFLAFESTVRFFDRAKTRVVGTPVRQAFLQAAVQSAVTEQKQTARHLLIFGGSQGAKAINQAMIDALPSLKRMPEVPAITHQTGEADHARVVAAYREQGVTAEVVPFLYDMPSVLRTADLVVARSGAMTIAELTVCGKPAILIPLPTAIYNHQLRNAEVMANAGGAVLLPQADLTGARLADTIRDIMSDEGKLETMGRRSWGMRRIDAAETIVRECYDVMGRRHETSRGASAG